In Aegilops tauschii subsp. strangulata cultivar AL8/78 chromosome 3, Aet v6.0, whole genome shotgun sequence, one genomic interval encodes:
- the LOC109738624 gene encoding putative glutamine amidotransferase GAT1_2.1 — MSPSPDVILPRVLIVSRRTVRKNKFVDFVGEYHLDLVVGYGAVPVIVPRVAGVHAMLDSFEPIHGVLLCEGEDIDPSLYDAGGDGDGEGDALSQEQLEAVRSLHPSDAAVDHEKDSIELLLARRCLERSVPFLGICRGSQVLNVACGGSLYQDVEHELHPQNDAAVCHMDYANYDGHRHLVRVLHGTPLHDWFAESLLDGDQLMVNSYHHQGVRRLADRFVPMAHAPDGLIEGFYDPDAYNPGDGKFIMGLQFHPERMRKEGSDEFDFPGCAKAYQEFVRAVVAYQGKLAAAQAHAHVQSAVTTPAELNREMDKQRKVIVRSLSLAKNMHVFGNNTGVQQTAEHRDGDLDAGAEFLESKTALSVQQEKRLKQMGATVRNASGYMNRLKVSEEREAAARALMAKMSVAQLASLAAFYRAMGNVCSEVLDAKLQPPSPTLHE, encoded by the exons ATGTCTCCCTCCCCTGATGTGATCCTCCCCCGTGTGCTCATCGTCTCCCGCCGCACCGTCCGCAAGAACAAGTTCGTCGACTTCGTCG GGGAGTACCACCTGGACCTGGTGGTGGGCTACGGCGCGGTGCCGGTCATCGTGCCGCGGGTCGCCGGCGTGCACGCCATGCTCGACTCCTTCGAGCCCATCCACGGCGTGCTCCTCTGCGAGGGCGAGGACATCGACCCCTCCCTCTACGacgccggcggcgacggcgacggtgaaGGCGACGCGCTCTCGCAGGAGCAGCTCGAGGCCGTGAGGAGCCTCCACCCGAGCGACGCCGCCGTGGACCACGAGAAGGACTCCATCGAGCTCCTCCTCGCGCGCCGCTGCCTCGAGCGCAGCGTCCCGTTCCTCGGCATCTGCCGCGGCTCGCAGGTGCTCAACGTCGCCTGCGGCGGCTCGCTCTACCAGGACGTCGAGCACGAGCTCCACCCCCAGAACGACGCCGCCGTCTGCCACATGGACTACGCCAACTACGACGGGCACCGGCACCTGGTGCGCGTGCTCCACGGCACGCCGCTGCACGACTGGTTCGCCGAGTCGCTGCTCGACGGCGATCAGCTGATGGTGAACAGCTATCATCACCAGGGCGTGCGGCGGCTGGCCGATCGGTTCGTGCCGATGGCGCATGCGCCGGACGGCCTGATCGAAGGGTTCTACGACCCCGACGCGTACAACCCCGGCGACGGCAAGTTCATCATGGGGCTGCAGTTCCACCCGGAGCGCATGCGCAAGGAGGGCTCCGACGAGTTCGACTTTCCGGGCTGCGCCAAGGCCTACCAGGAGTTCGTCCGCGCGGTCGTGGCATACCAGGGGAAGCTGGCCGCCGCGCAAGCTCATGCGCACGTCCAGAGCGCGGTCACCACGCCAGCCGAACTGAACAGGGAAATGGATAAGCAGCGCAAGGTCATCGTCCGGAGCCTCTCGCTCGCCAAGAACATGCACGTCTTCGGCAACAACACCGGCGTGCAACAGACGGCGGAGCACCGGGACGGGGACCTTGACGCCGGCGCGGAGTTCCTGGAGTCGAAGACGGCGCTGAGCGTGCAGCAGGAGAAGCGGCTGAAGCAGATGGGCGCGACGGTGAGGAACGCGTCGGGGTACATGAACAGGCTCAAGGTGAGCgaggagcgggaggcggcggcgcgggcgctcATGGCCAAGATGTCGGTCGCCCAGCTCGCCAGCCTCGCCGCCTTCTACCGCGCCATGGGCAACGTCTGCTCCGAGGTGCTCGACGCCAAGCTCCAGCCGCCGTCTCCAACCCTGCACGAGTGA